One window of the Shewanella litorisediminis genome contains the following:
- a CDS encoding glycosyltransferase family 2 protein yields the protein MTQRDVALVITSCNRFDLLEDTLRSFFAFNTYPIKQHIIVEDSHNIAKLRATLAKFPGVDFTVLHNDPQLGQMKSIDRAYAEVRCDYIFHCEDDWEFYRKGFIEDSFKVLDSDEKIVTVWLREQDDTNGHPVAPEIYKTADAEALPYQLMITHHRKHEKADLWHGFTFNPGLRRLKDYQLVAPISSYSGERTLSEAYFSHGFRGAIFPKGYVRHIGDHRGIRYKLTTPLWVKDLSVSFRRLRRKLAALVGR from the coding sequence ATGACCCAACGTGACGTCGCTCTGGTGATTACCAGCTGCAACAGATTCGATTTGCTTGAAGATACCCTGCGAAGCTTTTTTGCCTTCAACACCTATCCCATCAAGCAGCACATCATAGTGGAAGACAGCCACAACATCGCCAAGTTGCGCGCGACCCTGGCCAAGTTCCCCGGGGTGGATTTCACTGTGCTGCACAACGACCCGCAGCTTGGGCAGATGAAAAGCATCGACCGGGCCTACGCCGAGGTGCGCTGCGATTACATTTTTCATTGTGAGGATGACTGGGAGTTTTATCGCAAGGGCTTTATCGAGGATTCGTTCAAGGTGCTCGACAGCGATGAAAAGATAGTGACTGTGTGGCTAAGAGAGCAGGACGACACCAACGGTCATCCGGTGGCGCCTGAGATTTATAAAACGGCGGATGCCGAAGCTTTGCCATATCAGCTGATGATCACCCATCATCGCAAGCATGAAAAAGCCGATTTATGGCACGGGTTTACCTTTAATCCCGGCCTGCGCCGCTTAAAGGATTACCAGTTGGTGGCGCCCATCAGCAGTTATTCAGGGGAGCGTACCCTGTCTGAAGCCTATTTCTCCCACGGCTTTCGCGGCGCCATTTTCCCAAAGGGTTATGTACGCCACATAGGTGACCATCGCGGTATCCGCTATAAGCTAACAACGCCGCTGTGGGTTAAAGATTTGTCGGTATCGTTTCGCCGTTTACGCCGAAAGCTGGCAGCGCTGGTCGGCCGCTGA
- a CDS encoding glycosyltransferase, translated as MHYRFVLRQLAPGGAELATTLLGNALQRRGHRVEILCLGTFSSEEASHWQGFDAVCAIDKKWLRQYQPKENEQLVLVDNVGHRHAPKNAAIAIIHSDCCATYRQGRGRFTRLLNRFKARQRYRGREILVSRAMADELSHWTGRQHRVINNPFDEQAVQHQAQQTPTHAITEPYLIHIGRISAEKRQDRLIRAYAQTPALHGHKLVFVGKEQDESKPRIPGLQALATELGVVDNLIFTGNLYNPFPLLKQASCLVLCSDTETMGYVLLEAMALNVPMVSTATLGACEVLGKEFPGLVNDESQLGDIIAHALANPQSFTKPLPEHYSTAAVTDAFEAFVATL; from the coding sequence ATGCACTACCGTTTTGTACTGCGCCAGTTGGCCCCGGGCGGCGCTGAGCTGGCTACAACCTTGCTTGGCAACGCGCTGCAACGCCGTGGCCACAGGGTAGAAATACTCTGTCTTGGCACATTCAGCAGCGAAGAAGCGAGCCACTGGCAGGGCTTTGATGCGGTATGTGCCATCGATAAAAAGTGGCTCAGGCAATACCAGCCAAAGGAAAATGAGCAACTGGTGCTGGTTGATAACGTCGGCCATCGCCATGCCCCCAAAAATGCCGCCATCGCTATCATCCACAGCGACTGCTGCGCCACCTATCGCCAGGGTCGCGGCAGGTTTACGCGCCTGCTGAATCGATTTAAGGCACGCCAGCGCTATCGCGGCCGCGAAATTCTGGTGTCCCGCGCTATGGCAGATGAGCTCAGTCACTGGACCGGACGGCAGCACAGGGTAATCAACAACCCTTTCGATGAGCAGGCCGTGCAACATCAGGCACAGCAAACGCCCACCCACGCCATAACTGAGCCTTACCTTATCCACATCGGCCGCATCAGCGCCGAGAAAAGGCAGGACAGGCTCATTCGTGCCTATGCACAAACCCCGGCACTGCATGGCCATAAATTGGTGTTTGTCGGTAAAGAGCAGGACGAATCCAAGCCCCGCATTCCCGGTTTGCAGGCGCTTGCTACCGAGCTTGGGGTGGTGGATAACCTGATATTTACCGGCAATCTTTATAACCCTTTCCCGCTGCTTAAGCAGGCATCCTGTCTGGTGCTCTGTTCTGATACAGAAACCATGGGCTATGTGCTGCTCGAAGCCATGGCGCTGAATGTGCCCATGGTCAGCACGGCAACCCTGGGGGCGTGCGAAGTGCTTGGCAAAGAGTTTCCCGGGCTGGTAAACGATGAATCGCAGTTAGGCGACATTATCGCGCACGCTTTGGCAAACCCTCAGTCTTTTACCAAACCGCTGCCAGAGCATTACTCCACAGCGGCAGTGACCGACGCCTTCGAAGCCTTTGTGGCCACGCTCTGA
- a CDS encoding glycosyltransferase: MKKRVAIVIDSLAGGGAERVMLTLASSFLEAGHSVDMITLEDDREHSLPPGLRVHCCFGAKSGAITGFWRAAQSAAKLGRFIGAIEAAHGPFDLILSNLDKANLLMARLKLPHLFFVVHNSVEEELKRQRKLGPLAYFSMLRAKLALTGKRLVAVSRGIADEILQTGRIHPLSIEVIYNPFDFPALAEKASEPQDLPKGDYLVHVGRMAKQKRHDVLFQALAQSRHGLPLVLLCQNVKKARKLAKKYGVEDRLILPGFQTNPYPWIKEAKLLVLSSDYEGLPTVLIEALALGTSVVSTDCPHGPNEILTGELKRFLVPRRDSAALAAAMDDAVNHAAASDALRPALPESLRRELEATQVMARYLALCDKS, encoded by the coding sequence ATGAAGAAGCGCGTCGCGATAGTGATAGATAGCCTGGCTGGCGGCGGCGCCGAGCGGGTGATGCTGACGCTGGCAAGCTCATTCCTTGAGGCCGGCCATTCGGTCGACATGATTACGCTCGAAGATGACAGGGAGCACAGCCTACCGCCGGGGCTTAGGGTGCATTGCTGCTTTGGCGCCAAATCCGGTGCCATTACAGGATTTTGGCGGGCGGCGCAGTCTGCAGCCAAGCTTGGGCGCTTTATCGGCGCCATTGAGGCGGCCCATGGCCCGTTTGACCTTATCCTCTCTAATCTTGATAAAGCCAACCTCTTGATGGCGCGGCTTAAGCTGCCACACCTCTTTTTTGTGGTGCATAACTCAGTAGAAGAGGAGCTTAAGCGTCAGCGTAAGCTTGGGCCTTTGGCGTATTTTTCCATGCTAAGAGCAAAGCTGGCGCTTACAGGTAAGCGTCTGGTGGCGGTGTCGCGCGGCATTGCCGATGAAATCCTGCAGACCGGGCGCATCCACCCCCTCAGTATTGAGGTGATTTACAATCCATTCGATTTTCCCGCGTTGGCGGAAAAAGCTTCCGAGCCGCAGGACTTGCCCAAGGGCGATTATCTGGTGCACGTTGGGCGGATGGCCAAACAGAAGCGACATGATGTGCTGTTTCAGGCGCTGGCACAAAGCCGCCATGGTTTGCCGCTGGTGCTTTTGTGCCAGAATGTAAAAAAAGCCCGTAAGCTTGCCAAAAAATATGGGGTCGAGGACAGGCTTATTTTGCCGGGGTTTCAAACCAATCCTTACCCCTGGATTAAAGAGGCTAAATTACTGGTACTGAGTTCAGATTACGAAGGCCTGCCGACTGTGCTGATTGAGGCGCTGGCGTTAGGCACGTCCGTGGTCAGTACCGATTGCCCCCATGGCCCGAATGAAATTTTAACCGGCGAGCTTAAGCGCTTTTTGGTGCCAAGGCGCGACAGCGCGGCGCTGGCGGCTGCGATGGATGATGCTGTTAACCATGCCGCGGCATCTGATGCGCTGCGCCCCGCATTGCCAGAATCGCTCAGGCGCGAGCTTGAGGCAACGCAGGTGATGGCGCGCTATCTGGCGCTGTGCGATAAAAGTTGA
- a CDS encoding glycosyltransferase family 2 protein, translated as MKLPISVFIITKNEEKHLAKTLASVQDMDEIILVDSGSTDKTLEIAKAYGASIHHHDWMGYAKQKQYAMSLCKHEWVLNLDGDEAINPELVAAFRDIMTQDKADSVRFWRNDIFIGKPLSRFSKKANNHRFYKKSKSHFDDSRMAHESASVDGKEIFINHAFDHYGYDSISAITTKNNTYSTLKANEKFVKGKRYSLAKLLLVFPLVFLKEYLLQRKIFSGKRGFILSVMEAYYAFLKEAKLYEFHENNKP; from the coding sequence ATGAAGCTGCCCATCAGTGTCTTTATCATCACCAAGAATGAAGAAAAGCATCTGGCCAAAACCCTGGCCAGCGTGCAGGACATGGATGAAATCATCCTGGTGGACTCAGGCAGTACCGACAAAACCCTCGAGATAGCCAAAGCCTATGGCGCCAGCATTCACCACCACGATTGGATGGGATATGCCAAGCAAAAACAATACGCTATGTCGCTTTGCAAGCACGAGTGGGTGCTTAATCTCGATGGTGACGAAGCCATTAACCCTGAATTGGTGGCCGCATTTCGCGACATCATGACACAGGACAAGGCCGACAGCGTGCGCTTCTGGCGCAACGATATTTTCATTGGAAAACCCCTGTCGCGCTTCAGCAAAAAAGCCAACAATCATCGCTTTTATAAAAAGTCCAAATCGCACTTTGACGACTCGCGTATGGCCCACGAAAGTGCCTCTGTGGATGGCAAGGAAATATTCATCAATCACGCCTTCGATCATTACGGCTACGATTCTATTTCAGCTATCACCACCAAAAACAACACTTACTCAACACTCAAGGCCAACGAGAAGTTTGTGAAGGGTAAGCGCTATTCCCTCGCCAAATTACTGCTGGTATTCCCGCTGGTATTCTTAAAAGAATACCTGCTGCAACGTAAAATCTTTTCCGGCAAACGCGGCTTTATTCTGTCGGTGATGGAAGCCTATTACGCCTTTTTGAAAGAGGCCAAGTTGTACGAATTCCACGAAAACAACAAACCCTAA
- a CDS encoding glycosyltransferase family 2 protein yields the protein MSEALSVSLIVTTYNWPEALKCVLESVLRQSHLPDEVIIADDGSTEATAALIADFQARFPVPLIHSWQEDKGFRVAMSRNKAIAKARGDYIVLIDGDLVLQRHFIADHLKAAARGHFVSGKRARMTAALSDKVIKTGLVPSVFSKGLYRGRSTALRFAWLSRQVAMSKCSSADSIHACNLAFWRADALAINGFNIGFEGWGPEDKEFAARLLHLGLKRKVLKFAGVAFHLYHKENCKAALEKNNLLFEACLAERKVRCDQGLNECVNECPTPTSAADQRCQLSA from the coding sequence ATGTCCGAAGCTCTGTCTGTCTCTTTGATTGTTACCACCTACAACTGGCCCGAGGCGCTCAAGTGCGTGCTCGAATCTGTGCTGCGCCAATCGCATCTGCCCGATGAAGTGATCATCGCAGATGACGGTTCAACCGAGGCCACCGCGGCGCTGATTGCAGATTTTCAGGCGCGGTTTCCGGTGCCGCTGATTCACAGCTGGCAAGAGGATAAGGGCTTCAGGGTTGCCATGAGCCGCAACAAGGCCATCGCCAAAGCCAGGGGTGATTACATAGTGCTGATTGATGGCGATCTGGTGCTGCAGCGCCACTTTATCGCCGATCACCTGAAGGCCGCGGCACGCGGGCACTTTGTCAGCGGCAAACGCGCCCGCATGACTGCAGCGCTCAGTGACAAAGTCATTAAAACAGGATTGGTGCCCAGTGTCTTTTCAAAAGGCCTGTATCGCGGCCGCAGCACGGCGCTGCGCTTTGCCTGGCTCTCCCGGCAAGTGGCAATGTCAAAATGCAGCTCGGCCGACAGCATACATGCCTGCAACCTCGCCTTCTGGCGCGCCGATGCACTGGCCATCAACGGCTTTAATATTGGTTTTGAAGGTTGGGGACCGGAAGACAAAGAATTTGCCGCCCGGCTGTTACATCTGGGGCTTAAACGCAAAGTACTGAAATTTGCCGGGGTTGCCTTTCATCTGTATCACAAAGAGAACTGCAAAGCGGCACTTGAGAAAAACAACCTGCTGTTTGAGGCCTGCCTGGCCGAGCGCAAAGTGCGCTGCGACCAGGGTCTGAATGAGTGCGTGAATGAGTGCCCGACGCCAACCTCAGCGGCCGACCAGCGCTGCCAGCTTTCGGCGTAA